In Sorghum bicolor cultivar BTx623 chromosome 10, Sorghum_bicolor_NCBIv3, whole genome shotgun sequence, one genomic interval encodes:
- the LOC8067702 gene encoding benzyl alcohol O-benzoyltransferase, translating into MAGVPSLTTTFPVRRGERQLVSPARPTPYEFKMLSDIDDQDVLRFYRSGAFFYRSNASAMAGLDPVEVIRSALSEALVHFYPLAGRFRELRPTRKLVVECTGEGVVFVEADADVRMDDLGDFLAPPVPCYDKWLCEPESPTADVVDRPLLYVQVTRLKCGGFIFAFQICHCMADGIGTVQFLTALTEFVRGVPGAPTLCRRPFRYALQLLLEAKARASREGYVQSVAGFNAARRRPPFPKARTYLISDVTQAGMLAVDFGWGRPVYGGPATIMLASFHQEGRNEAGEPGIVVPIRLPAPAMERLKRNVRKGLGAHVDVETKTTADETNSNMHGGAPVLAKL; encoded by the exons ATGGCTGGTGTGCCTTCCCTTACCACAACCTTCCCCGTCCGGCGAGGGGAGCGGCAGCTTGTGTCCCCGGCGAGGCCGACGCCGTACGAGTTCAAGATGCTCTCCGACATCGACGACCAGGACGTCCTCCGTTTCTACCGCTCCGGCGCCTTCTTCTACCGCAGCAACGCCTCCGCCATGGCGGGGCTTGACCCCGTGGAGGTCATCAGGTCCGCCCTCTCGGAGGCGCTCGTGCACTTCTACCCCCTCGCCGGCCGCTTCCGCGAGCTCCGGCCCACGAGGAAGCTCGTGGTGGAGTGCACCGGCGAGGGGGTCGTGTTTGTGGAGGCCGACGCCGACGTCCGCATGGATGACCTCGGCGACTTCCTTGCGCCGCCCGTGCCGTGCTATGACAAGTGGCTGTGCGAACCCGAGTCTCCCACAGCTGATGTCGTCGACCGTCCCCTCCTCTATGTTCAG GTGACGCGACTGAAGTGTGGTGGCTTCATCTTCGCGTTCCAGATATGCCACTGCATGGCGGACGGCATCGGGACCGTCCAGTTCCTGACGGCACTAACCGAGTTCGTACGGGGCGTGCCGGGTGCGCCCACC CTCTGCCGGAGGCCGTTCCGCTACGcgctgcagctgctgctggAGGCCAAGGCGCGGGCGTCGCGGGAAGGGTACGTGCAGTCGGTGGCCGGCTTCAACGCGGCGCGCAGGAGGCCGCCGTTCCCCAAGGCGCGGACGTACCTCATCTCCGACGTTACTCAGGCGGGGATGCTGGCGGTGGACTTCGGGTGGGGAAGGCCGGTGTACGGAGGGCCGGCCACCATAATGCTGGCCTCGTTCCACCAGGAAGGGAGGAACGAAGCCGGTGAGCCGGGCATCGTCGTGCCGATAAGGCTGCCGGCTCCGGCGATGGAGAGGCTAAAGCGAAACGTCAGGAAGGGACTGGGTGCGCATGTTGACGTCGAAACGAAAACGACTGCGGACGAGACAAACTCAAACATGCACGGTGGCGCTCCTGTTTTGGCGAAACTGTAG